A genomic window from Cotesia glomerata isolate CgM1 linkage group LG7, MPM_Cglom_v2.3, whole genome shotgun sequence includes:
- the LOC123268489 gene encoding exosome complex exonuclease RRP44: MLATKTFFRKTKSGNIFKIVRDHYLRDDIWCGSEACESCKPRKKDLVLEEENPGTKSSLISGSYYLLLDTNIVLDQINILEEDLLCNVIILQTVLEEVKHRSSNVYKKLKDIIADPKRKFYVFVNEHHKDTFVERVPGEKINDRNDRAIRTACLWYKSHLEQSKNNNINIVLLTDDNENRSKAQVEGCLAFTMEEYVCSLENSGFLEDKLCKKNYEIDGGKGEPLFPSHLTPAQLHDGIKNGKLLQGTFLASRENFLEGSVNVEGMEKFIFVQGRIGLNRAIDGDIVAVELLPEEEWSVPSELILQDEADEDDPGDILEEEKEIIVKTTTEVERTPTGKIVGIIRRKWRQYCGILQPSAVKGNVKHLFVPAERKIPKVRIETRQSETLSSQRIIVAIDSWPRNSRYPSGHFVRALGKVGDKETENEVLLLEHDVPHSRFSDAVLSFLPKLPWIITEEDIASREDLRHLDICSVDPPGCTDIDDALHCRDLENGNLEVGVHIADVTHFIRPGTALDQEAALRATTVYLVDKRIDMVPGLLSSNLCSLRGNEERFAFSCIWEIDHDANIINTRFCKSVIRSRRAMTYEEAQLLIDDKSQNDALAVSLRGLNNLAKKLKKRRLENGALVLASPEIRFQVDSETHDPIEVEAKKLRDTNSMVEEFMLLANISVAEKILAEFPDCAMLRRHPEPPQSNFEPLIKAGRHQGFEINTSSGKELAQSLECAHKEDNPYFNTMLKILATRCMMQAVYFISGMVQQSEFFHYGLACPIYTHFTSPIRRYADIVVHRLLAVCIGADATYPDLLDKKKNHALCHNLNYRNRMAQYAGRASVALNTHLFFREKVEDEDGYILFVRKNALQVLIPKYGLEGTLYLNKKGDTSGVKFIYNEEEHTQTCGDVVFRSFDPVIVQLSLDRSNVQHEKLVFKLVKPEISGFSVPGVKKRKVSDPEPIPIEVPAKKNKKQKKKKNKK; this comes from the exons atGTTAGctacaaaaacattttttcgtAAGACTAAAAgtggaaatatttttaag attgtaAGAGATCATTACCTGCGAGATGATATTTGGTGTGGATCTGAAGCTTGTGAGTCGTGTAAGCCACGTAAAAAAGATCTTGTGCtagaagaagaaaatccagGAACCAAGAGCTCACTTATTTCTGGCTCGTACTATTTATTACTGGACACCAATATAGTTCTTGATCaa ataaATATCTTGGAAGAGGATTTGCTGTGCAATGTAATTATCCTCCAGACGGTTTTGGAAGAAGTAAAGCACCGTAGTTCTAatgtttacaaaaaattgaaagacaTAATAGCTGATCCAAAACGTAAATTTTACGTTTTTGTCAACGAACACCACAAAGACACCTTTGTCGAGCGGGTACCtggtgaaaaaataaatgaccgCAATGACAGGGCCATCAGAACTGCCTGCCTGTGGTACAAAAGTCATTTGGAGCAATCGAAAAATAACAACATCAATATTGTCTTGCTTACTGATGATAATGAAAATCGGAGCAAAGCGCAGGTTGAAGGCTGCCTTGCATTTacaa TGGAAGAATATGTTTGTTCGCTGGAGAATTCTGGGTTCTTAGAAgataaattatgtaaaaaaaattatgaaattgatGGTGGGAAAGGTGAACCATTATTTCCCTCTCATTTGACTCCAGCGCAATTGCACGATGGAattaaaaatggaaaattgCTTCAGGGAACATTTTTAGCGTCacgggaaaattttttggaaggAAGTGTTAACGTTGAAGGAATGGAAAAATTc aTATTCGTACAAGGAAGAATTGGATTGAATAGAGCTATTGATGGTGATATTGTAGCTGTTGAATTATTACCAGAAGAAGAATGGTCAGTTCCAAGTGAATTAATCCTGCAAGACGAAGCTGATGAAGATGATCCAGGTGACATTTTGGAGGAAGAAAAGGAAATAATTGTTAAGACGACGACAGAAGTTGAACGAACGCCAACAGGTAAAATAGTTGGCATCATAAGAAGAAAATGGCGACAATATTGTGGCATATTGCAGCCAAGTGCTGTCAAAGGg aATGTAAAGCATCTTTTCGTCCCAGCTGAAAGGAAGATTCCTAAAGTGAGAATCGAAACACGACAATCAGAGACTTTGAGTAGCCAAAGAATAATTGTTGCTATTGATTCTTGGCCAAGAAATTCTCGATATCCATCGGGACATTTTGTTCGCGCGCTAGGAAAAGTCGGTGATAAGGAAACTGAGAACGAAGTGCTTTTATTGGAACACGATGTACCACACAGTAGATTTTCCGACGCTGTTCTTAGTTTTCTTCCAAAATTACCTTGGATTATCACCGAGgaa gACATTGCATCGAGAGAAGATTTACGTCATCTGGACATTTGTTCAGTAGATCCACCAGGATGTACTGACATTGACGACGCACTTCATTGCCGAGATTTAGAAAATGGAAACTTGGAAGTGGGCGTTCATATTGCAGATGTTACGCATTTTATTCGACCTGGAACTGCTTTGGACCAAGAGGCTGCTTTGAGAGCAACTACTGTTTATCTCGTTGATAAACGAATTGACATGGTgccag gcTTATTGAGTTCTAATCTCTGTTCGCTTCGTGGCAATGAAGAAAGATTTGCCTTCTCATGTATTTGGGAAATCGATCACGAtgctaatattattaatacgAGATTTTGTAAGTCAGTAATACGATCACGACGAGCGATGACTTATGAAGAAGCTCAATTATTAATCGACGATAAATCGCAAAATGATGCATTAGCGGTATCATTGAGAGGATTGAATAATTTAGCCAAGAAATTGAAGAAACGTCGACTTGAAAAtgg AGCACTAGTATTGGCGTCTCCAGAGATACGGTTTCAAGTGGACAGTGAAACTCATGATCCAATCGAAGTAGAAGCTAAAAAATTACGCGACACAAATTCTATGGTCGAGGAGTTTATGTTGTTGGCCAATATATCAGtagcagaaaaaattttagcagAATTTCCTGATTGTGCGATGCTAAGAAGACATCCAGAGCCACCACAATCTAATTTCGAGCCGCTCATCAAAGCTGGCAGACATCAAGGCTTTGAGATCAACACTTCCAGCGGAAAAGAATTAGCGCAATCACTCGAATGTGCCCATAAAGAAGACAACCCATACTTTAATacgatgttaaaaattttagctacTCGCTGCATGATGCAGGCTGTCTATTTTATAAGTGGTATGGTTCAGCAATCGGAATTTTTCCATTATGGTTTAGCTTGTCCAATTTATACCCATTTTACATCACCAATTAGAAG ATACGCTGATATAGTGGTCCATCGATTACTTGCTGTTTGTATTGGAGCTGATGCAACTTATCCAGATTTACtggataaaaagaaaaatcatgcactttgtcataatttaaattatcgtaATCGTATGGCTCAGTACGCTGGACGTGCTTCAGTTGCTTTGAATACccat ttgttCTTCCGTGAAAAAGTTGAAGATGAAGACGGCTACATACTTTTTGTTCGTAAGAATGCATTGCAGGTCCTAATTCCTAAGTACGGACTTGAAGGAACTTTGTACTTGAACAAAAAAGGTGACACATCTggagttaaatttatttataatgaagaAGAACACACACAGACGTGTGGTGATGTTGTCTTCAGGTCATTTGATCCTGTTATTGTACAATTGAGCTTAGATAGATCTAATGTCCAACACGAAAAATTAGTATTCAAACTTGTTAAGCCAGAg atttctgGATTCAGTGTTCCTGGAGTTAAAAAACGTAAAGTATCAGATCCAGAGCCAATACCGATTGAAGTTCCAgcgaagaaaaataaaaaacagaagaaaaagaagaataagaagtaa
- the LOC123268549 gene encoding histone H3.3A — protein MARTKQTARKSTGGKAPRKQLATKAARKSAPSTGGVKKPHRYRPGTVALREIRRYQKSTELLIRKLPFQRLVREIAQDFKTDLRFQSAAIGALQEASEAYLVGLFEDTNLCAIHAKRVTIMPKDIQLARRIRGERA, from the exons ATGGCGCGTACAAAGCAGACAGCCCGTAAATCAACCGGAGGAAAAGCTCCGAGAAAACAATTGGCAACAAAAGCCGCCCGTAAGAGCGCACCGTCCACTGGTGGAGTTAAGAAACCTCATCGTTAccg CCCAGGTACCGTCGCTCTTCGTGAAATCAGAAGATACCAGAAGTCTACTGAGTTGTTGATCAGAAAATTGCCCTTCCAACGATTGGTTCGTGAAATCGCTCAGGATTTCAAGACCGACTTGCGTTTCCAGAGTGCAGCCATCGGCGCTCTTCAGGAAGCTTCTGAAGCTTACTTGGTTGGTCTTTTTGAAGACACTAACTTGTGCGCTATCCACGCCAAGCGTGTCACCATTATGCCGAAAGACATCCAATTGGCTCGACGAATCCGTGGTGAACGTGCTTAA
- the LOC123268525 gene encoding nuclear distribution protein nudE-like 1 codes for MMEIEVPEFTSKDDEIQYWMDLAQQMFQRKQDVEQELAEFEENSKMLEKELETALEQAENTNRELRQRNSRLATEVEQLRTRLDQQAVDCSVFQTRATELESQHEQLVKYIRELEQKNDDLERAHRINQASEEAIEAKFNSAIEKNALLESELDEKENLKVLVQRLMDENRDLKQEIKHVKRHLPDNDKSAADKVRALMDSNKLQVELETNNTPVISPLSQQNIPTTHSTTAPFKLANGVGNVINNNNNINNNNNNNSMNIPMAPSSRIQAMNLIGDLMRRVGAMENKLNSCRNASREDQAMRDLYRTTTIRRQVRSLASRNNNHI; via the exons ATGATGGAGATCGAGGTGCCAGAATTTACATCCAAGGATGATGAGATTCAATATTGGATGGATTTGGCTCAACAAATGTTCCAAAg GAAACAAGACGTGGAGCAAGAGTTAGCAGAATTTGAGGAAAATTCAAAGATGCTGGAGAAAGAGTTGGAAACAGCGTTGGAGCAAGCTGAGAACACAAATCGTGAATTGAGGCAACGGAATTCACGATTAGCTACTGAAGTTGAACAGTTGAGAACACGATTGGATCAACAAGCAGTAGATTGTTCGGTTTTCCAAACACGAGCCACTGAATTGGAGAGCCAACATGAGCAGCTTGTCAAATATATTAGAGAGTTGGAGCAAAAAAACGATGATCTAGAACGAGCCCATCG aaTAAATCAAGCGTCTGAAGAAGCCATAGAAGCTAAATTCAATTcagcaattgaaaaaaatgctcTATTGGAATCAGAACTTGATGAAAAGGAAAATCTCAAAGTTTTAGTTCAAAGACTGATGGATGAGAATAgag ATCTTAAACAAGAGATTAAACATGTCAAAAGACACCTTCCGGATAATGACAAATCAGCAGCAGATAAAGTCCGTGCTTTAATGGACAGTAATAAACTACAAGTTGAACTTGAGACTAATAACACTCCTGTAATCTCTCCACTCTCGCAGCAAAATATACCGACAACTCATTCGACAACAGCACCGTTTAAAC TTGCAAACGGTGTTGGCAATGTtatcaacaacaacaacaatattaataacaacaacaacaataatagtatGAACATACCAATGGCTCCATCATCGAGAATACAAGCGATGAATTTAATTGGCGACTTAATGAGACGAGTTGGG GCTATGGAGAATAAATTGAACTCATGCAGAAACGCGTCACGAGAGGATCAAGCCATGAGAGATTTGTACAG GACGACAACGATAAGACGACAGGTGCGAAGCCTCGCATCAAGAAATAACAATCACATTTGA
- the LOC123268540 gene encoding uncharacterized protein LOC123268540 — protein sequence MTIPCKFLEKKFLNSAQELECMLKELKRVQINVQKQKLQKKCIDKEKKCVEETLKKLKDTEIREMETIVSVFDPAMFSRWESIKSTRKLETLEGFLSDIKSKQLALENLNTLVTRKVKNTKTILLNKNNGNNKDSSVALPILEINSTESTIPPPPPLPVVPYYTHSQVSTRQRQRIENLRRYESFRV from the exons ATGACTATCCCgtgtaa ATTTctggagaaaaaatttttaaacagtgCTCAAGAGCTTGAATGCATGCTAAAAGAATTAAAACGCGTGCAAATTAATGTACagaaacaaaaattacaaaaaaagtgCATTGACAAGGAGAAAAAATGCGTTGAAGAGactttaaagaaattaaaagacactg AAATACGTGAAATGGAGACTATTGTATCTGTTTTTGACCCTGCCATGTTTTCACGATGGGAGTCAATTAAATCGACACGAAAATTAGAAACTCTAGAGGGATTTTTATCGGATATAAAg AGCAAACAATTGGCtttggaaaatttaaatactttgGTAACGAGAAAAGTCAAGAATAcgaaaactattttattaaataaaaacaacggTAATAATAAAGATTCGAGTGTAGCGCTGCcgattttagaaattaattcaACAGAAAGCACAATACCGCCCCCGCCACCGCTACCGGTAGTACCTTATTATACACATTCGCAAGTGTCAACACGGCAACGTCAGCGTATAGAAAATTTACGcag ataCGAATCATTTCGCGTGTAG